A stretch of DNA from Cannabis sativa cultivar Pink pepper isolate KNU-18-1 chromosome X, ASM2916894v1, whole genome shotgun sequence:
ACAATTCCAGATAACCTAAGTGAATATTCAACTAGTGACTGAAAGATGTCTTCCGGTTCACTCATGTTTTCAATCTTTTGAGTCACAGATTGAAGGTCACCCTGTAAAGCCTGGTCATTGTTCTCGTATCCACTTAAATTCCGTTGATTGTACTGTGGCAATGCTTGGAGCCCTGTACTTCCAAGGGCTCGAGACACAATGGGCATCATCTGTTGAAACATTCTTGGAAAATCAAATCCGCCACCTTGGCCTCCCAGTCCCATAAACATGTTTCCAACATCCTGACCGTCAACCTGTTGAGCAATTTGATTTACTACATTTCTCATTAGTGGGCTTTGCGTGAACTGCTGCAACATATTCCTCAAGGCATCTGGGGATGCCACACTAGTTTGCTCAGAAACGCCGGACAGCATACCATTTAGAGCAGGACTTTGCAGAACCTGAGACATAACAGCAGCAAGATCATCTTGGCTGGCAGAACCTAGCCCCCCCAAAGGTTCACCATTTCTGGCCAACTGAACCACAGAGGAAGGATGTCCTGAAACCTGTTGGTTGGTTCTCGTTTGCTGACTTTGATTAGCAGAAGTACTAGTTGTCACACTGTCTACACTTTGGGCCAGTGGTTTTTGTGGCTGAGTGCGGACACGTCTCTTGCGTTCCAAACCTCCAAGTCCTAATCCAAGAGGAACAACTTCAGAAGCATCATTCCCATCTGGCTTCTCAATGTCCCTTGGACAATTTTCTTTATGAACTTCTGCATTCATCTCTATTTTTCGTTCACTGGCAGAACTCTGAGAATCTTTATCGACAAGTGACAAATCAATCCTCTTTTAAATCAGAAACAACACCTGCATCTAAAGGTCCAGGCTGCAACACAAATACTACAGTTACCATCTGTTGCTCCAGCTGCCTGTGAGGTGAGATAAAGGGCAAAAGTAGTTTTCTCCAAGTATTTGaaaaacaaatataaataaatgaaaatattcaaAAGCACAAGCTAACATTATTGAGAGCAGTTAGTCGTTCTATTTATCTGTGTTGTTTTCTATGGCTACAAAATAATATTGACCCTGGCCAAACTCACTCCCTCTTATGGATAACATAAGCATCTAGTGGAAGCTTCTATTGATTCAATAAACGAGTAGACCTTCCCTTTTCATCAGATTATTGATTTATGCTGGAGAAATTTTGATATGAATGGTGACAGATAAACTCCTTATTACAATGGCAAAAACAACTGCTCTCACTTTGGAATGAAAATATGCCAATTATAACATGGAATTGGAAAATACATACTAATTTACATTACCAAATTCAAATGGACGGTATAATATCCCCTGTTCACGAATAATAATGCAAAAAATACATATGCAGTTAAGAGCATGCAATGCATATGCATATAAACAAAACCAGACGATTCTCACGCACTCATTTCCTATTCAGTGCTGCAGATTAAATTTTTGGTCTGAAATTACACCCCATTTCATGTTTTTGCTTAGGAGATAACCCCATTTTATGAGTTGACAAGGTCAGTCTCTCTGTGTAAAACGGGCTTCGGAAGCCACATTTTTAAATAGAAGAGGTTAGACCCATTTCATATTCCTCTTCTTCAAAGAACCTATACATGAATCTTTGCTCAATAACCACATTTTGGGGTTAAATTACAGTCTTTTAAAGAGTAAAGATATGTGCATACACAAATCACACACAAACGTGACAAACACAAATGTGACAAGACACTTTTAATAAGCAGGACTCCTCTTAAATAAGGATAATTGATTAAAATTATTTGTAGTGCAATGTGTGTCAAGTTTGTGTGCACATATCATTACTCGTATTCGTATCCACCTTTTCTTAATCCAAATTGTTGTTAACAAGCAATGCATGAAAAGTTTGATTGAGGCATACTTGAAATGATGGTTAAAACTCTAGGTGCCACTTCTACTTCAATATAAAAATGGAGATAAGTTGTCACAAGCAATACATGCCACATAATACTGGCAAATCAGCCTATTGATAGGTTGAGAGGGGTACTAATAAAAAAGATAAGTCAAGATCAATCAAGAAAAATCGCAAGGTGAATGAAGAGAAAATCAAGATTGCATTCAATCTCATTCCCATGTGTTCTCATCACACAAGTGCGGTATAAGTGCTTATCATTAGAATAGTGaactagatttttcttttttttcgcAGTAAGAAATCATATTTTGATAAATAGGATCAACGCAAAGGTATTGCCCATTGATTCAATTCGATCCAAAATGAGTAACCCAGATCTTCTTCGCATTACTATTCCTCTCAAAAGGGATGGATGAAATTCGATCCCCTCAGAAAAACCGAACCCTGCGACATCTCTAAACTGCATGCCAAATCTCATAAAAACTTGTAAACGCAATTAAGAGAAGGGCAGGCGaattagtaattacacataaaATTCCCACAACGACCAAATTTTTTGATTGCCCAATTTTTGTTCAGTTCTTTAAATTGCATGTTGGGGTCTGAGATGATTCAGATGAACCCTAGCTGTTAGAATTCTATGCTTGCTGAACTATATTCAAGTAGAAATGCAATAAAAAATTTCCTCACTAAAGATTCAACtaagtaattatatatataatagaatcCAAACGAATAGGGAGAGAAAAAGGGAAGTACCTAAAGAGCTTGGGGAAGGAGAAGAGTTTCCAAGTCCAAGAGAAGGCCTAAGCATTTGTTCTTATTAGTGCCACAACTTTTTGGTTGTTTCCATTTCCAGAAGGAAAAGATCCTAATCCACACTTGTCACAGACTTCACACGAAAATAGAATCTTGTATATCTTATATTCACACCTCACACCTCTCTTTTAGCTATTTCACAAAGGTTTATATAGTAATTGTAGATTCATTTTGTTTCTTCTCAGCTATCACCACCGCCTATTTTCTTGCATACCAACCATCAACAAATTGACACGAACCAAACGCAAGCCCTACTGAATCACCTTCTTCCCACCTTCATTCAAAGTTTCACTTTCTAATGTTAAAACCAAATATCCATAAGTTACTAATTTGTTGGATTCTTTCAGCCTCTTCCATCTCCATCCTTTCGACTCTTTGCTATAGAATATGAGTTTTTACTATTCCGCCATTGGATATCAGACTCTACCTCTTAGTTAGGAGTAATAATTGTTAtcttgatttttgaatttttagtaTAAATAATAAGTATGTGTTCTgtcaaaaaggaaaaataataataacataatttATCAAATGATAATTAAActaaataatttcttttaaattaatttacacatTTGATGAGGACTATTTTGTGCTTAATCATAGTAATCTGTAAGTTTGAAAGACTTTGATAAATCATATGTCTCAACTCTTGAATATTAAATATGTCTCTCAACTCTAAACTATGCTTATTCCTTCGTGGAAATGTAGAGTTGTTTCAAGAATCACTTATTTATACTAcaccttttttttattattatttttaacaattgattttgtttttttgttttttttttttttttgataaggggtaaaaattttattaaacttgAAAAACTATCATCCCTTACAATAAGAAACAAATCTGATGGAGCAAAAAACTCATCAAACATACAACCTGACTGTCTTGCAATGCAATGAGCAGACCTattagcagatcgtttaacaaattCAACTAAATTCACTGACTGCATAATAACATGAGTTACTGCTGGTTTCTCCATTGCTTTGTTGTACTACTACTTTCTTCTACTTCTCTAATAACACATACATCATTTCATTCTTTACCTTCTAAGAATCATCACTTGTGTCATTCTGCTGACAACTCTGCTTTGCTCAAATTCATCAACTCATTTTCCATTAAATTAAAACACAACTCCAATACTTTCTCTTGGAAGAATGGAACAGACTGTTGTTTGTGGGATGGAGTCTCATGTGATCAACTTTCAGGACATGTCATTAGCCTTGAGATTTAGTTTTCTTAAAGGTCCTCTTCACTCCAGCAATACCCTTTTCTCACTTGGTCATCTCCAATAATTTTCATGGCTCTCCAATCTCAGTTTGGTAGTTTGACCAATTTAAAAAGGCTTAACCTTGATAATAACAATTCTTCTGGTTATATCCCTGTTGAATTCTCCCATCTCTCTAAACTCACTCATCTCACCATTAATCCATTCCAAATAGATAAGATTATTGTGGAGACTTATGTCTTGAAAAGTATGCTTCAAAACTTCACCAATCTCAAAAAACTTTCTCTTAGATATGTCAACATGTCTAATGCTGAAttagttaattattataattttattggttCCATGTCTACATTTAATTGGAGCACTCTACTACAGGGTTCCATTTCAAAATCAATTAGTGATGAGTGGAGTAGTCcatattcttatatatggctcattacttttacatttaatttgTGTAGGACAATATTCTCCAATATCCTCCTCAAGATGGTGGCTATTTTTGCTTACCAATCTTGAATCACCTTATCACAAGTCATGTCATTTGCTCGTTTATTTTTTGTTCAGATCTCAAGCGTATTTGCACCATCTAAACTTTGTACGGCTGGCTAACCATCTGGATAAGTGTGAATCGAAAGCCCGCTAGGAATATGGCTTAGGGttctatctcaaaactaattggtgATTAGTGAAGTAgctcatgttcttatatatataatagttcaatacttttacatttaatctaCATGGAACAATATTCTCTAATACACTCGCTCATATAATTACATCTTTCCAGCACTAAAATCTTTGTTGATACTTGTCTACAACTGCCAGGTCTTTGAAGACTTGTCATATCACTAACCTCACTCAATTAGTAAACCTCACCTGTTTAGACCTCAATAGCAACAATTTCGGTGGCCATATCCCATTGcattagggaaatttacatggtatactaacttttgctatttttttacaaaaatactgccaggcggtattttttacttttttactgtatttttttataagtttcatactgcagtatactgtgttaagtttttactggtgttctaccggtgttttactagtgttctactgttgttttgagttatactgctttgtgttttactggtgttttataaaaacacagtatttttgaaaaaatttccgtgtgacagtatttttgtaaaagttaacccaaattccagtatttttgtaaattttccttGCATTATCTCAATCTTCAACTCGTAATAAATTTGGATCTTTCTAGAAATAATTTTCTCGGTAAGATTCAGAATTTTCAAAAACCCAATCTCACTACCTAAGTATTTAGAATTCCTCCACTTATCTAATAACTTTCTCAATGGGGCAATAACTTCCTGGATATATTCACTTACCTTTCCTTGGGTTCCAATAAATTGAATGGCGAGATTCCAAACTCACTCTTTCAACTAGTACATTATATAACCCACTttgcaaaaaaattaaatatactatATAGTGTAGACATATTAGTCTAAGAAAGGAGTCATCTCAATATTGAGATTAAGTGAAAAATATAAAGCTACTAACTAGAGATTTAGTAGAAAAGACTTTTAAAGGGATGGGACTAAAACTCCCTAAATTGAGAAATACTAAAGGACATCAGTGGTGTCTAGTACCCttttatgtgtcaatatcgttattggtccaactaagtatcgagtctcatatagtttaatgtaataatttttaagaagCATCGCTAACCGATCACAAGACGGCACATCTAGAAGGTGTTTGGCActactggtgcctaatagcaatgctcccATAAATTGGTTCATAATTGAGGATAACCTAACTTAATACTAGTAACTTTCCTAGTGTTAGGTTCAATAAGTAAGAATAAATCAATGTGTGAACAAATGTGATAAGTACTATATGTTACATCCTTCAAAATCGTGAAGTACTTAATGAGTTACCAATTTGAGGGTTATACTTTTAAAAGTCTTTAATAAAATTCTGTTTGAAAAATTGTGAAGTACTTAACGAGTTACCAATTGTGATAAGTATTTTGGTAAGAAATCCTGTAAGAATTCTGCCTATATTGACTTAAGGATGGTGCCACCTTAAATGAGAAATATGGAgtatattttctcaaaa
This window harbors:
- the LOC115702353 gene encoding uncharacterized protein LOC115702353; this encodes MNAEVHKENCPRDIEKPDGNDASEVVPLGLGLGGLERKRRVRTQPQKPLAQSVDSVTTSTSANQSQQTRTNQQVSGHPSSVVQLARNGEPLGGLGSASQDDLAAVMSQVLQSPALNGMLSGVSEQTSVASPDALRNMLQQFTQSPLMRNVVNQIAQQVDGQDVGNMFMGLGGQGGGFDFPRMFQQMMPIVSRALGSTGLQALPQYNQRNLSGYENNDQALQGDLQSVTQKIENMSEPEDIFQSLVEYSLRLSGIVNGPEELVDELCSNKSLVKEYLELLRDEIGQRFQSDL